The segment agttcctcgttcgtaaccgttacttcctccccgacctctaaaacgccgtcgcccacgttactttggatgttcggcacggagaccgaccatcctacgctatggtctgagatactggaacgtcggccgtgggacgactcagcggcctgaggccagggccttggctcgtggcgcggaaagagaccctcatccgctccagcatctctggcgatcgctctgcgggcgccatcacgcccttggcctttgccattacgatcctgtaggcaacaccccacgggttcgcattggcactggcacataacctttcaaagcaagctcgcttgctagctattatctcactagtgctactcgacattgtgctctgccctcgtccgaacgagctctttgcataattctccttgcacgaaagcaggctccgcggagttccgcaatttcttctgtccaccagtaaaccggtgacctaccatacctaggtcggcttttcctaggcatggtggcgtcacacgctcgcgacagctcctcaaccaaatgatcagcgttcggatcgggcataccgcgatcaccgcactctcttcggatcgctttcacaaatacttcaggatcgaagtatgatgtcttccacatggtctcctatcagaccaggactgccgaatgtcacgtcgataatagactctgcaccattcctactgaaggtacttgtggtgccgacgttgaccagatctacgttgagctttgccagagcctcaagcagaatccaacccctatggttcgtgcgacgacttccccactcaaccgtccaagcgttaaagtcgcccgccacaaccaccggccttagaccagtcagcgcaactgatactcggtctaccatccgcgtaaactgctcgatcgaccaactcggcaGGGCATAatagctgcagtagaacactccacccactttggcaaccggaaatccctcgtctgcatttgacacaacctcttgaaccgggaacctgcttgtcgtccatatagccgccatcccggacctatccgagacccagttaccgtttccggcagggatgcggtatgggtccgagatgatggcaatgtccgtcaacgactcagtaactgcttggtataacagctgctgggccgcatggcagtggttcaagtttagttgcgttacctggactacgcccgtgttttagtcgccggcgcgcctgccgggcactttgggcctcctgttgtgtgattagcgtcccgttggcctgtacatatcaggcacttgggcggcgcagaACCGTCCCTCGCTatttggcccgcaccgccacatcttctacacaggtggcttctgtcaggccccttacagctccaggacttgtgccctcgctcaaagcaccggaagcaagcctccggatGCTGGAACACACTAAAATAGGACACAACAAcatgggcatacggaccatcccaccttcagcttggccgccttcaggggtgtattcccgtctaccagtgaaagtcttattgtagctacctgggttcccgccggtcccttgcgcagacgaactgcttcggtagtcaccaccaggttacattgctccttgagagctcgtgtcagttcgaccgcttcagtgatctcgtccaggtttttaagctggagagtcatctcaggcgtcagtgcgcggatctgtatgccatcaccaaggaccttttctgccagcactttgtaggcagaacccttctcagtggcatcctttttgagctcaaggatcatgtcgccggtgcgggagcggcggatactcccttcagctgctcatcccctctcatggccttcaaaacttctgcataactcagctcctcagttttgaggataagggcatcgcctttgctcctcttttttctgaccactttcggtggagttcgatcctcccctttcttcctggccttcttttttttcactgtttcccactgattgtcgggcgctaactgcgtcttattaccctcggtgggtttcacagtttgcttacgatccttagcgatcaagcgcttcttcgggcccgtgggggtttgtttccctggggactgccttgcacgtttagtggatatcttgttgtcactggactgctccgtagtcgcaagggctacggtgtggtcagtcgttgacaggcaggcatccgtttgtacagacctcgatacaaacgccttctctaccacttttactcgcgcttcgagttcgccgtgttccttcgtcgcagcacgcatggtgccccgatgcatgagcagactttgtttcaggtccttcgctagggtgctgcggcctgccacgaactcgataatggcatcgagctgatgagacgccgctaccactcttggtagcacgtctctctttccttccactgctttttttagcgacgggccattcatcgctgcgtccggcgtagatgcagttggagcgacaggtatgccgcttccctttccgcttacgcttgcgcttctgctcgtatcgatcggcggagatcgctggataccacctcttgcgaacaGATTATccaatccgtccgcgctcactgaaataaagtttttttgattttgattgttcatataaaatcccacgagttgaggggaaagaagaatccgccgcatcagagctcctcatgatgcggtaagggctgattactgtggagggcgctctggtactccacaggctccgtttgaggctgagtatttatagaacccccccaccactcatccctcggcacgggtcgcatgacaccttggattaggggtttatccattcacgttttacttttagccatggataacagctattcaaccatcctcctttaggggctttggcagagggtccaaaggttcaggttctcagtattttcaggttcatcgaacatgcttcgaccgagatccgtcatttgcaggcggagagtttacactcagccttcgcatgagtgccaccatctctgtccgcatacgaccctagtttccgccGGTTGCCcggtttccactaaggaacgtatcccggatggtaccatgaggaggtagagataggggttgctaaataagaggatgtggaacttcgtggtagttctggagcgcattattcaaccatttaccatccagagttttgtggcctagaagaattctattgaacagaatttagatcggatgtacggttccgaagatatgtccggaacaacacgtccgggaatgttccggatcggggatcagtttctgaattcagctaaagtacaacatatgacatttttaagtactcaaaattgcaaaagtagctcaTTTGTCGACATATAAAGTTTCCAgggttacattggccacagctggacacattctaggaactttccgaatacatccaggaaaacggacagttgctcacttaaaccaaaccccagaatgtcaccccgctattaactcaaaataacaaattatacaaataaaaggaagaaattttttgattgctttggaatattatacaaatttatcagtatattacatagacatgcatatgtattgatgataattatcatagttttatcaaaaagttgagcTCCGAAGGCGAACTCAAATGACAagtgagatggtataacaaaggttcctttcaccaataggtggattaaatcgagtTTTTAATTATCAATATGGCCTAACATATGATAAATCTAGCAACGCTTCATACCAACTGCGATAAATTTGTTTGATTGGGTATTACCATtccaaaagcattaaaaaactATGAGTTGTTCTCCTGTGTGTGCATATAAACATCGTAGCTTTCAAGTTTTATTGCAGTTTGACAAGCAGCCGCCATAAGGACAGTTTTGTATTGATACGCCCATGTATTGGTACGCGTTCTCTAGGGAATACTCAGAACTGTTTTCGAAAAGAGATGTTACATAGCCATCTAGCCTTCTTGTGGTAATATGAGCAACTGAAATAAGATGAGTGATGCGGGCTTACGGATCGTTTTATTCTAGTTAAATAGTCAGCTATAAGGATTAAATATGACTCGTTCTTCTTGGCAATGGGTATGTCTACTATAAAGCTTTAGATAATCGTTATTCTGCAATAAAATCTttatgaaatttaataaaaccaaGCAGCATTGGATTTGTTGCTTGGGTTACACAATACCGGCGAATCATGGGGCTAACATAAATACAGAGGTAATAAACGGAACTAACACAATATAAATGTTATTGCAATGAAAGCCATTGaaaatattgagaaaaaattaaatcaagGAAAAACGGTAGAATTTTGATATAGAAATCTTATATTGGCatagggattgggattgggataggCCGAAGCCGGTTTTTTTCTCAACGATTGATTCACTTCTTTTGCTAATTCGCTTCTTACAGGTATATTTTTCAATCGAGATCGGATGGATCTGAGGGTCAACATCACCACCTCCTGCTACGGCTATTATGCATACTTCATTAGCGAACACGGTTCCATCCGTTCGGAGTACTGCATGAAGCTGTACCCGACGTGGATGAACGATCTCCGATCGCATCTTGGACAGTTTCGAATGCGGGACCTGTTCCTGCCGGGAACACACGATTCGGCCGCTTACATAAAGAATTTCATCTACCAACCTATGGATGATGTCCCCACCAAGTACACGTTCACTCAGGATGATGATATTCGACAGCAGTTGCTGTTGGGAGTTCGGTACATCGATCTACGGGTCGGTTACTACCAATCGGATCCCTCGAATCAATTTTGGGCGAATCATGGAATTGCAAAATGTCATCCTTTGATGCCCATTCTGCGTCAGGTTCGGGATTACGCAATGGAAACGAAGGAGATTATCGTGCTGGATGTGCAGGAATTTCCGGTTGGATTTGGGAAGGACTACACGATTCACGACAAGTTGATAAACCTGTTGAACGATTCCCTAGCCGAAGTGATGGCTGATTCGATCTACGGTTGGGGTCAATCGCTGGAGAAAATTTGGGCTCGGAATAAAACCGTCATCGTATGCTATGATCATGAGTACGGACTGAGAACTTATCCGCACTTGCTGTGGCCAGCGACCGAACATAAATGGGGCGAAGTCCGGAGTATGGAGGCTCTCAAAAGTTATCTTTTTCGGATGCACAAGCTACCTGAGTATTCGAGCCGACCGGTTACCGATATGGCCGAGCTGACACCAGATCCGGTGGGTATAGTCATGGACCACTACGGAGGACTACGGAAGATGGCAGACTCGGTCAATCGGTTCGTGACTGAGTGGTACTTTGAGGAACTGGGCCCGACGACCAATATTGTGGCGGTGGATTTCGTTCGCGGGACCAACATAGTTGATGCTGCCATCTATTGGAATCTGAAGCGGGCTTTTTACAGACCGAAAAAATGAATCTTACATTGGACGTAAACTGGGATGCACATAAATTAatgaacacataacaaaaatcACATAAAGTAAAAATCACatatatttttcaattaaataagaCGTAAATAGCCAAACCACTTTTGAAGATCCTTTTAAaccaaatgtaataaataagcctacatatatttatttatttttattttttatttattttgttaattcaTCTGACTATAATGGTCTACAATGTAAAGCTATTCGGATAAATCTTCTCTGTATTCTTTCGATGCGCAAGCTCCACGACAATTGCTGTGGACACCATACTGCCCGGCcaacatgcaggataagccgtcaccttgttttAATCCTCGCCACGTCTCGAAGTCTTACCAatctctgatcagtcgcgtcagtttatcgggaaaaccgtgttcgtgctgTGCTATAGCTGGTCTCAATCAACtatatcgtacgctgctttgaaatcaataaagatgtgatgcattgtactcccgacatttctgcaagatctgccggatagtaaaaatttggtccgtagttgcgcgagccccatgaaacccgcctgataattccctaagAAATCTTGTACTATCGATGACAGCCGACGTAACAGGatatgggagagtaccttgtaggcggtgtttaccagcgtaataccacgatagttgcagcagtcgagccgatcaccctttttgtagataggacaaaccatccattcctccggcagcttctcctcctcttaaatcttggaaataactcaGTGTAGAACCGTCACCAGCATTACAAGCTTACCAGTGGTTCTTACCAGCAGCTTTGTTGGTCATCAGCAACCCAATTTCtctgggcactcctaggttaacttcagcctccttctgcaacttcggcAATGAGTTTTTCATCGAAAAGCTGCTTCCACcggtcgaccacctcgcgctcgtttgtggtcagattccctccctcgtccctacacgtatcaggtttcggtgtgtaactTTTACGAGTTCGAAGTCTTTGTTATTTATATTAATTAGCTttcttttttttacgcgatGGTTAAAATTTACGCCTTCAGAAAACAAAATAATGGTAAAGGTTTACGCCTTCAAAAAACAgataaaagtgatgaaaagatgactaaagTGCGCAGACAAGCAGCGAGAAGATGCCGTAATAATGACGAAAATGCAATGAAAGATGGCgaaaaaataataatgagatgatgaaaatatgaagtcaatgaaacgacgaaaaaaaagcaataaaacacgacggaaataacataaaaatacgataaaaagacgccaaaacgtcgaattgaaaaacaaaaaattggacgaaaatgagaaaaaagcgaTTAAAAACCTAAGAAACATGcctaaaaacgacgaaaaaatgtcGTATATAAATCAGAAAGACGACGATAGAACAATGAAAATGCAGGAAAAAGACAACAATTATATTGACCTCAAACTGGATGaaggaaaaatggcaaaaaatgacGAAGAGACAGCAACAAAAAACGGCGTATCGAAGTAAAAGAGTATGGAAAACGAgataaaaacgatgaaaagacgacgTAAAACAACgccaaaaaactacaaaaaggaCGACAAAAACAAGGAGAAGCCGCtaaaaaaaaggacaaaaaatgcTAATTACAGAGGTAAAAACCAACGAAccgacgacaaaaatacgatgaaaagatcgTTAAAAAGATGTCGAAAAGACACAAATAAGCTGAACCGATGATAAGACCGCGTTAAAAAGGACAAAAAGGTACCATACTAACGAAAGACGACGAAGATGTGGCGAAAAAGACgatagaaaactgaaaactgactgAAGTACGGAGAATAGTAAGCAACAGACGGCgtaatgatgacgaaaatgtgatgaaaagatggcgaaaatacgatgaagagTTTGACGAAAGGACGACAAAAATAAGCcgcaaataacataaaaatacattgaaaagacgccaaaacagcgatatgaaaaacaaaaaacaagacaaaaagacgtttaaaacgTATCAAAAATGCAAAGAAATATTctaaaaaag is part of the Sabethes cyaneus chromosome 2, idSabCyanKW18_F2, whole genome shotgun sequence genome and harbors:
- the LOC128737434 gene encoding PI-PLC X domain-containing protein 3-like, giving the protein MNAKISERLRLAATASGLLLLLVIIQLGQAQRILGDRVYDRSISNLYFTVNARYQTLELTWRNFDDPNGFIVLTKDFPISGFQRKLKHKKRSLGHLLQQLLNPLPIIMPVPPDMSFISFVPHKLMFNREIITRQTDIEWEYDARDEYGQRKKKVLFAYKPTHTNGWTKTGIFFNRDRMDLRVNITTSCYGYYAYFISEHGSIRSEYCMKLYPTWMNDLRSHLGQFRMRDLFLPGTHDSAAYIKNFIYQPMDDVPTKYTFTQDDDIRQQLLLGVRYIDLRVGYYQSDPSNQFWANHGIAKCHPLMPILRQVRDYAMETKEIIVLDVQEFPVGFGKDYTIHDKLINLLNDSLAEVMADSIYGWGQSLEKIWARNKTVIVCYDHEYGLRTYPHLLWPATEHKWGEVRSMEALKSYLFRMHKLPEYSSRPVTDMAELTPDPVGIVMDHYGGLRKMADSVNRFVTEWYFEELGPTTNIVAVDFVRGTNIVDAAIYWNLKRAFYRPKK